A region of Tistrella mobilis DNA encodes the following proteins:
- a CDS encoding putative bifunctional diguanylate cyclase/phosphodiesterase, giving the protein MSTSRPRRILRRLVRRRICLRDAGIIAVVMVVAGYVAVAFDLFEASEHAADTATAMLELDEALALGVLLALIMLGVALRQYREQSREIARRRAAETEARRLAYQDPLTGLANRRRFEERLAAAIAAPPAAGATHGLFLLDLNGFKQVNDVYGHGTGDEVLMVVANRLMGAVRDSDLVARLGGDEFAVLAPHLMGPEAATSVALRLTRAFADPIASGRGRHDVGTGIGIALLPQDADDPVEALRRADVALYRAKTERRTAFRFFETQMDDAVRVREALEIDLRAAVARGGLDLLYQPSIDLGNGRVTGFEAMLCWHHPIHGDIPPERFLPIAEDTGLIHGLGRWMLDQAARTAAGWPADVMLSIDLLPGQAKDPTFTADAIRILAEAGLPAGRVEFDIAESTLVGDPDIVRTLVGDLRSAGARVALANFGTGYSSLYHLRDLELDRVKIDRSFIQRIDEAETARLVQALAGLGEGLGLDVGAEGLGAETGAAAADRLMASGIRNASTRGRSVTAAESLGMIGATATPPTA; this is encoded by the coding sequence ATGTCGACGTCGCGGCCCCGCCGCATTCTGCGCCGCCTGGTTCGCCGGCGCATCTGCCTGAGGGATGCCGGCATCATCGCCGTGGTCATGGTCGTGGCCGGCTATGTGGCGGTTGCCTTCGACCTGTTCGAAGCGAGTGAACATGCCGCCGACACGGCGACCGCGATGCTGGAGCTCGACGAGGCGCTGGCGCTGGGGGTGTTGCTGGCCCTGATCATGCTGGGGGTGGCGCTGCGCCAGTACCGCGAGCAGAGCCGCGAGATCGCCCGCAGGCGGGCGGCGGAAACCGAGGCCCGGCGCCTGGCCTATCAGGATCCGTTGACCGGCCTTGCCAACCGGCGCCGGTTCGAGGAGCGCCTCGCGGCCGCGATCGCCGCCCCGCCGGCCGCGGGCGCCACCCATGGCCTGTTCCTGCTGGACCTGAACGGCTTCAAACAGGTCAACGACGTCTATGGCCACGGCACCGGCGACGAGGTGCTGATGGTGGTCGCCAACCGCCTGATGGGCGCGGTGCGCGACAGCGACCTGGTCGCCCGGCTGGGCGGCGACGAATTCGCCGTGCTCGCCCCGCATCTGATGGGGCCGGAAGCCGCGACCAGCGTGGCGCTGCGCCTGACCCGCGCCTTCGCCGACCCGATCGCCAGCGGCCGCGGCCGGCATGATGTCGGCACCGGCATCGGCATCGCACTTCTGCCCCAGGATGCCGATGACCCGGTGGAGGCATTGCGGCGCGCCGATGTGGCGCTCTACCGCGCCAAGACCGAGCGCCGCACCGCCTTCCGCTTTTTCGAAACCCAGATGGACGATGCCGTCCGTGTGCGCGAGGCGCTGGAGATCGACCTCAGGGCGGCCGTGGCCAGGGGCGGGCTCGACCTGCTCTACCAGCCGTCGATCGATCTGGGCAACGGCCGGGTGACGGGCTTCGAGGCGATGCTCTGCTGGCACCACCCCATCCATGGCGACATCCCGCCCGAGCGCTTCCTGCCGATCGCCGAGGATACCGGGCTGATCCACGGCCTGGGCCGCTGGATGCTGGATCAGGCGGCCCGTACCGCCGCCGGCTGGCCGGCGGACGTGATGCTGTCGATCGACCTGCTGCCCGGCCAGGCCAAGGACCCGACCTTCACCGCCGACGCCATCCGCATCCTGGCCGAGGCCGGGCTGCCGGCCGGCCGGGTGGAATTCGACATCGCCGAGAGCACGCTGGTCGGCGACCCCGATATCGTCCGCACCCTGGTCGGCGATCTCAGATCCGCCGGCGCCCGGGTGGCGCTGGCCAATTTCGGCACCGGCTATTCCAGCCTCTACCATCTGCGCGATCTGGAGCTCGACCGGGTCAAGATCGACCGCAGCTTCATCCAGCGCATCGACGAGGCCGAAACCGCCCGGCTGGTCCAGGCGCTGGCCGGGCTGGGCGAAGGGCTGGGCCTAGATGTCGGCGCCGAAGGCCTTGGGGCGGAAACCGGCGCTGCCGCCGCCGACCGGCTGATGGCGAGCGGCATCCGCAACGCCTCCACCCGCGGTCGAAGCGTGACGGCGGCCGAAAGCCTGGGCATGATCGGGGCCACAGCCACCCCGCCCACCGCCTGA
- a CDS encoding ABC transporter permease: MTTASTAPSAPLQPVSRGLDAVWGLMGLVALLLPLSTTGGTWIGNADLTVLLMIAGILLFALAGLRPRRSGMRGPLVLAGAALTAIATLVALRSGTVGFGEGGAGYTLAGLAAMAAAFRGIALVARLPETSLPVRLLPPAALGLTLLYAWEGGCLGFGVPAVLLPPPSAIGAAFAANLPVLWQDFVQTVWKGALRGYLIGCTAGILLGVAADRVAFLRRGLLPVANLMSAAPIVGVAPIMVMWFGFDWPSKAAVVVVTTLFPMLVNTLAGLSATSRQELDLMRSYAASHATTLLVARLPNALPFLFNGLKISATLALIAAIVAEFFGTPVVGMGFRISTEVARMNVDVVWATILVAAIAGSGTYAALSFIERRVTFWHPAMRGR; this comes from the coding sequence ATGACCACGGCATCCACCGCACCCTCTGCCCCTCTCCAGCCCGTCTCCCGCGGTCTGGATGCCGTCTGGGGCCTGATGGGGCTCGTCGCCCTGCTGCTGCCCCTGTCCACCACGGGCGGCACCTGGATCGGCAATGCCGATCTGACCGTTCTGCTGATGATCGCCGGCATCCTGCTTTTTGCGCTGGCGGGGCTTCGGCCCCGGCGAAGCGGCATGCGCGGGCCGCTGGTGCTGGCAGGGGCGGCCCTCACCGCCATCGCCACGCTCGTGGCGCTGCGCAGCGGCACGGTCGGCTTCGGCGAAGGCGGTGCGGGCTACACCCTTGCCGGGCTCGCTGCGATGGCCGCGGCCTTTCGCGGCATCGCCCTGGTCGCGCGCCTGCCCGAGACCTCGCTGCCGGTGCGGCTGCTGCCGCCGGCCGCCCTGGGCCTGACGCTGCTCTATGCCTGGGAGGGCGGCTGCCTGGGCTTCGGCGTGCCGGCGGTGCTGCTGCCGCCGCCATCGGCGATCGGCGCCGCCTTTGCCGCCAACCTGCCGGTACTGTGGCAGGATTTCGTGCAGACCGTGTGGAAGGGGGCGCTGCGCGGCTATCTGATCGGCTGCACCGCCGGCATCCTGCTGGGTGTGGCGGCCGATCGCGTCGCCTTCCTGCGCCGCGGCCTGCTGCCGGTCGCCAATCTGATGAGCGCCGCCCCCATCGTGGGCGTCGCACCGATCATGGTGATGTGGTTCGGCTTCGACTGGCCGTCCAAGGCGGCGGTGGTGGTGGTGACCACGCTGTTCCCGATGCTGGTGAACACGCTGGCGGGGCTTTCCGCCACCTCGCGGCAGGAACTGGACCTGATGCGATCCTATGCCGCATCCCATGCCACCACGCTTCTGGTCGCCCGGTTGCCGAACGCATTGCCCTTCCTGTTCAACGGGCTGAAAATCAGTGCGACGCTGGCCCTGATCGCGGCCATCGTGGCGGAATTCTTCGGCACGCCCGTGGTCGGCATGGGCTTCAGGATCAGCACCGAGGTCGCGCGGATGAATGTCGACGTGGTCTGGGCGACGATCCTGGTAGCCGCCATTGCCGGCTCCGGCACCTATGCCGCGCTGTCGTTCATCGAGCGGCGCGTGACCTTCTGGCATCCCGCGATGCGCGGGCGCTGA
- a CDS encoding ABC transporter substrate-binding protein: MRTLKTLLTGSVAGIALALAATGPGLAADALTLQLKWVTQAQFAGYYVAKEKGFYDEAGLDVTIKAGGPDINPSQVIAGGGADVVVDWMPSALATREKGVPLVNIAQIFQQSGMMLTCRKDSGIKTPADFKGHTLGVWFGGNEYPFLSWMSTLGYKTEGPDADITVLKQGFNVDPILQKQASCVSTMTYNEYWQILDAGMPADELITFKYQDQGVATLEDGLYTLEKSLQDPAMVEKLGRFVKASVKGWEYAAAHQDEAVEIVLDNDTTGAQTEEHQTRMMQEVAKLLDGSKKGMGYLAPEDFQRTVKVLLGAKSAPVITKDPGEAAWTHAVYDKAM, translated from the coding sequence ATGAGGACGCTCAAGACCCTCCTGACCGGTTCGGTCGCCGGGATTGCCCTGGCACTGGCCGCGACGGGCCCCGGCCTTGCCGCCGATGCGCTGACCCTGCAGCTGAAATGGGTCACCCAGGCGCAGTTCGCCGGCTATTACGTGGCGAAGGAAAAGGGCTTCTACGACGAAGCCGGGCTCGACGTGACCATCAAGGCCGGCGGTCCCGACATCAACCCGTCGCAGGTGATCGCCGGCGGCGGCGCCGATGTCGTGGTCGACTGGATGCCTTCGGCGCTGGCCACGCGTGAAAAGGGCGTGCCGCTGGTCAACATCGCCCAGATCTTCCAGCAGTCGGGCATGATGCTGACCTGCCGCAAGGACAGCGGCATCAAGACCCCGGCCGATTTCAAGGGCCATACCCTGGGCGTCTGGTTCGGCGGCAACGAGTATCCCTTCCTGTCGTGGATGTCGACGCTGGGCTACAAGACCGAAGGCCCGGATGCCGACATCACCGTGCTGAAGCAGGGGTTCAACGTCGACCCGATCCTGCAGAAGCAGGCCTCGTGCGTGTCGACCATGACCTATAACGAATACTGGCAGATCCTGGATGCCGGCATGCCGGCCGACGAGCTGATCACCTTCAAGTATCAGGATCAGGGCGTCGCCACGCTGGAAGACGGCCTCTACACGCTGGAGAAGAGCCTTCAGGATCCGGCGATGGTCGAGAAGCTGGGCCGCTTCGTGAAGGCCAGCGTCAAGGGCTGGGAATACGCCGCCGCCCACCAGGACGAGGCGGTGGAGATCGTGCTCGACAACGACACCACCGGCGCCCAGACCGAAGAGCATCAGACCCGGATGATGCAGGAGGTGGCCAAGCTGCTCGACGGTTCGAAGAAGGGCATGGGCTATCTGGCGCCCGAGGATTTCCAGCGCACGGTGAAGGTGCTGCTGGGGGCCAAATCCGCCCCGGTCATCACCAAGGATCCGGGCGAGGCCGCCTGGACCCACGCGGTCTACGACAAGGCCATGTGA